DNA sequence from the Leptospiraceae bacterium genome:
GCAGTGTTTCTATAAAATTTTCAGGAAATGAAGTATCCTCTTAAAAAGTCGAGAATTGCTTTTTTTTGTAAGTGAATCAGCCGCTTCCCAAGAAAAAGGGAGCTTCGGGTTAAATACTCAAAATCTCCTGTTTAAGATCTTTCATGAAGTCCATATTCCCGGTTTTAAGCAAAGCCTGCAGGGTGGACTTTTCGGAAACTGTAATATACTCTTTTTCCTTTAGCTGTCCGAGTACCTCCACTACTAATTCATATTCAAGACCGAACAATTCGGAATAAATCCATTGAATGGTAAATTTCATTCCCACCCTTTTGTGATAACGCACAAAGGAACGGGTGATCTCATCAATTTTTAAGCGACGTTTTACTAACTCCTGCATCGTCTCCAGAATAAAATAGATTTCCATATTATCCTGAAAAAGGCGTAACATGTGATCATAAATTTTCGGAGAGATTAAAGGAAGATTGTAAATATTATCCTCGAGAGAAAGATAGAGATTTCTTTCATCATCTTCGCTCAGGTTTGTATAGTGGGTGATTTCTGAAATAACTTCCGGTGGTAAAATTAAGAGAAACTGAGAGGCAAGGTTAAACCTCTGTTTGGTTCGAATTAAAAAAACTATGAGTCTACAAATTCTACCGGGAGAAACTAAAGCCCAGTAGCGGCTACTTTTCATAGCAAAATAATTGATTGCTTCCGGACTCCTACCAAACATCTTTCGAACCTCCAGGTAATTTCTGTAATCACTGTCGAGGATTTTATAAATGGATTCATCGGAAAGGCTTTCTACAATTTCACTTATATCTTCCGGTTCGCAGATTCCAAAAAAATAGCGGGCCAGATCCAGGTTAGAATCTGAGCTATTAATAAAGGTTTCTATAATAATGGGCTGAGCTTGAAGAAAGGCAGAAATGGCTACTGTAAAAGCATTTTCTCCATCTACAAAGGTAGATAGTTTTTTATTGGCAATACATATCTCGTCCAGTTTACTTCGCATCCAGGGATTTGAAGTAAGATTTACCTTACAGTTATCTGCACAGCGACGGTAAATATCTGTATCAAGAAAACATTTTTTTATCTTGCTCTCATTATTATCCACATTAAAATCTTCTTCTATTTTACAATTTCACCACAATTTCTCATGTCAGAGGCATACGGATTCTTAATTTCTTTGCCTTTTTTTACCCAGGTTTTCATTACCATAGGACAAAAGAAGCGATTATAATCAGATGCTACTCCATACATTTTATTTAGCTCAGCCAGATTAATCGAAAAATCTGAGAAAGATTTAAGGTATTCTTCTCTTTTCGTATTATCAAGCCCTTTTAAATTTTCTTCCATTTTTCCGAGATAGGCGAGCACTCCGGGCTCTTTTACTTTATTTTTGGCTTCTGTAACTATTTCTAAGATACTACTTACATCAGGAAGAATAGTATCACTCTTAAAAAGCTGTTCATTTACTTTTTCATTTTCAGTAAATATTTGAAGCAGGGTTGTTCTTGAATCCTGTGAAAGGACTTTTACCTCTCTGTTTGGTTTTTCACACTGATAAAAAAATGAAAAAAGAAAAAATAGAAAAATTAAATACCTCAAAATGTCCCCCTTCCTGTTTGTTAATATCCTCATAAAAATTCTTTTTTTCAATAAAAAATAAAAAAAAAATGACTATCCTTAAAATTTTGCATTCTGGATTTTTATATATCCTCTCGAGAAACTCGGAATCATCTTTTAAGGTAAATCAATTTCCCCCTCAAAAACAGTTTCAGCGGGACCGGTCATAAAAACTTCCCCGGTATCGGCCCATTCTATCCATAAGGTTCCACCTTTTAAATCAATTCTAACTTTTTTATCTGCTTTCCCTAAAAGATTAGACGCTACTCCGACCGCACAGGCTCCTGTACCGCAGGCAAGGGTTTCACCGGCACCTCTTTCCCAGGTCCTTTGATAAAAGTGATTACCTCCCAGTTTCGTTACAAACTCTACATTAACCCGTCTCGGAAATAATGGGTGATTTTCAATTTGAGGACCCAGCTCATTAACCGGAAAAGAATCTGAATCCTCCACAAAAACAACTGCATGAGGATTTCCCATGCTAACGGCTGTAAATTTCAACTTATATCCGGAAATCTCCAGCTCTTGATTGATGATAGGTTTATCACCTGACATTTTTAGGGGAACCAGCTCCGGTTTTAAAATGGGTTCTCCCATATTTACCTTTACCATGGATACCTTTCCTGTATCATCTAATTCCATGTCCAGCTCTAATAAACCTTTGCCTGTCTCTATAATAGGACGAGTTTTGGAAGTTAAACCTTTATCATATACAAATTTTCCTACACAACGAACTCCGTTTCCGCACATTTCCGAAGAGGAGCCGTCCGAATTGTACATGTCCATCATGAAATCACCATCTTTTGAAGGTCGAATAAAAATGACTCCATCACTCCCGATTCCAAAATTCCGATTTGATAGAAATTGAATTTCCTTTTCTGTAAGTCTTATGTCTTCTTTGGTAGCATCAATATAGACATAATCATTCCCGATCCCATGCATTTTGGTGAAACGAATTTTTCTCAACGAAGCCCTCCCGGAAATAAATGTAAATACTGTAAAAGGTAATTATATCCATCTATCTGCCAAGTGTTTTTCAATAACTATTCTCTGGTAAATGAATCCTTTTCGCGTACAAGTTGAAATTTTCAATTGACATGATAAGACTAAGAACGAATCTGAACCCTATGAATCAGAAAACAGCTAAACTTATCAGAAAATATGCCCTTTTAAAAGGAATGGATGAAGAGAAACTCAAGAAAAGTCTCAAGCGTGAATGGCAGGCTATGAACAAGTTCCAAAAGGACAAGCATCGCCAGGATATGATTCAGGCTCTCATTAAGAAATAGAAATTATTTCCTTTCCCCTTAATCTTTATACTTATTTAATTAAATAAAGTACTTGATTTTTGGATAGTTCATTATATATTCGTGAGCCGGAAAATTAGGGTATGAAACTAACAACAAAAAATAACATTCACGTATTTAGACTGGAAGGTTCGATCCTGCAGGATGAAGGTGAGAAGCTCGATCTTTACTTCAGTGAGCTTTTAGGCCATGCCGAAAACCAAATAGTTGTAGATATGACAGAAGCCAATCATATCTGCTCTATGGTGCTGGGTCAACTTGTGTTTTACAAGAAGAAAGTTAATGCGCTTGGAGGAGACATAAAGCTTATCATAACTGATGAAGACCTCCTTGAGCTTTTTGATATTACACTTCTAAACAGGGTGTTTGAAATCTATTCCAATATGGATGAGGCTCAATCCTCCTTTGAAAACCAATAGAAAAGTCATTGCTCTTGCCAGCAATAATCAGAAGAAAATTAAAGAGCTAAAAGAAATCCTTTTAGCTTTTTCTATTTCCGTTAAAACACCCGGTGAATTGGATATTGATTTTGAAGTCGAAGAAACCGGTAGTACTTTTGAAGAAAACGCAGCTTTAAAATCAGAAGAACTCTGCCGTTTAACGTCTCTTCCTTCTGTTGCTGATGATTCCGGTCTTTGTGTTGAGGCTTTGAATGGCGAACCGGGACTTTTTTCAGCTCGTTATGGAAAACAGGGGATGAATGACAGAGAAAGAACACAATTTCTTCTGGATAATATGAGAGGGAAGGTAAATCGAAATGCTTATTACTATTGTGCAATTGCCTTTAGTCTTCCGGGAAAACAGACCCTCTTTTTTAAAGGCCGTTGTGATGGAATTATCACAGAAGATTATGATGAGATAGGCCAATATGGTTTTGGATATGATCCTATTTTTTACTTTCCCCCCTTACAGGAACGCTTTTCTCGTGTATTACCCGAGGTAAAACATCAGTATTCCCACAGAGGGCTCGCCCTTTCTGAATTTAAATCTTATTTAGAAGGGAATAATACTTCTTTGGCTACAGATATAGATTTCAGCTGAGTTTTAATTCTAATTAGATTCAAAATTGCAGAAGAAATCCTTTGTACGAGCACAATTTCCTCCCGATTCATATTAGAGTTTGCTTTTCTTTCTAAGAATACCTTAAGTAAGGGACAGGCACCTATTTTGAAATTCCAAATTTCTTCCGGAAAATCATCAAATAGCTGAGTTTCGTTTATGTACAATTTCCCCACGTTCGGAGAACCAGGAATAAATGTGACTTTGTTTACTGCATTATCTCCAGAAACTAAAAAATTAGAAGTCAGGGGGAGATGCTTTTCCAGTAGAAACAGGCTCGCAATTTCTTTACCAATCTCTGAAAGCTTATGAAAGGTAATAGAATTATCGGGTAAGGGAAACCTTGGAAGTTCTCCTTCCTTACAGCCTGAGTGATGGAGGTTTTCATAATCTTCAGAGAATAAAACAGCTAAAAAATAATTTAGAATATCTTCTGAAGTGAAAGCCTTTTCCTTCTTTATACCCGGAGAAAAGTTTTCTTGTAGTATCTTTTCCAGTTTTTGAATAAATTCCATTTGAAAGTTATGTTGCTTTTCTGAAGAGCCTTTCTTGATACTGAAAAGGGGAATTTGAACAAATTCGACATCTGAACGTCCTGAGAAACAGGAAGCTACCAGGTACCTGGTGGTATAAAAAAAGAAAGAATGCTGATGAGAATTTGAGTGCTTTTCCAGGACAAGATGAATTGAATCACCTTTATCCATATATAGAAGATCATCTGTTAGTCCGGGAGCAAAAACCGGATTATGGAAAAAAAATCTTATGTCATAAGGACGATAAACAAAAGGATAAATATGCTCGGATAATTTATCTGTAGTAATGGTTTTAACATCTTCCCGGATACTTCTTATTTCTTCCGGATTGATTTCCTTATGTTGAAATCCATCCTGTTTCAGTTTTTTAATGCGTTCTGAAAGATTATGTATTTCATAATCCAGAGCAATATCCTGATAGGCCAGAGATATGGCACGAGGTAAGGCCCGGAAAACTGTCTCCAGGGGCAAATAGGCCGAATAATAATGTTTTTTTTCCTCGTTTTTTTGTAAATTCTGCATAAATGAAACCATCCGAGAACCAGATTGACTGTCAGCAAAAAATAGCTAAATACTAAAGTATTTCTTATAATTAAAAATTATAATTAAAATTCAAGAAAAATTGAAAGTCATTTTTTTCTTTATTATAATAAAAGTCTTTTTCCAATCGCCCTTGAAACTGTAATTTTTGTTTTTTTTGTTGTAAAGTGCCCAGTGAAGAAGAATCAGAATGGGTATAAAAACTATGAAGTACCTGTAACGAATAAATCAATACAAATAATGAGACGCTTTGATTATAGGTTCTAACTTTTCTTCTATAACGTGAATAACTTTTAATTTCATCAAGCAGTAGAAAAGAGCTTAAAGGAACATTCACAGGATCAAGAAATAAAGGGCTATAATGTTGCGTTTTTTCCCTGTACTGATTTTCTGATTTCAAGACTTCCCTGTAGGAATAAGCTGTGTTGGCTAAAGCAGCCCAAAAAAAAACCTATACCCATAGGTAAACTGAGGACTATCTAAACTTCCCAGACCGATAGGAAATAAGAAATGATGATAAAGGGAAGTATCTCTAGTTGATTTCGGTTCTTCTTTTGGTTCTTCTTCGTATGAAATACTTTTAATGATGGATTTTGGAAGAAAGATACGTTCTCCATTTTTTTTAAGTATATGTACTTCATCGGCATTCTGTTGTTGGAGTATACCTTCTATAAGCTTCCCATCCTTGAGTAATATTTTATCTGAGTATATTGAAAACGGCAATAAACAGTAAATGAACAAAATGAAGCTTATAAAAGGTCGCATCCTTTATAGAGGATTTAAATATGATATTTTAAGTCAATTTCTTTTCCTTCCAAGCCGTATAGTTTTATATAAAAGATTCGAAGTTTTGCAAGTCCGCTTCTGTGCAGATTACGACATTGACTCATAGAAATATTTAGTAAGTTCCCGATTTCTTTGAAACTTAATTTCAAACTTCTCTGAAAGAGCTTGTTATAATATTTTTCCTTGTTCTGTTTTAGTTCTTCCATTTTTTCCGGTTCGGCAATTTTTAAAGCTTCATTAAACTTATTCACTCTTTTTAATAGGAAAGCCTGTTTCAAATCTTTCTTTTGTTTCATTTTACGGTAGGATGTCCAAAACTCCAGACTTGAAATCCCCTTCGTTTTTAGATAAAAGAAAAGATCGGACTCATCTGAGTTTGAAAGTTTAATATGATATTTTAAACAGATGATGAGTCTTTCCTTAAAAAGCAAATCTGTATCCATTGCGGAATGTAAGGTTTTTGCTGATATGCTGGGTTTGAACTTATAGGAAGGAATATTAAGACTATCTAACATTACATCAACATGTTTTGATTTGTAGATCTGTTCTTTTCTTCTGAGATTCCTTAAAAGATTTTTTGCATAAACAAAAAGGAAACCAAAAAAGTTTGTATAGTATTTATTTTTATAAACATCCAAACAAGTTTTAGCTTTCGAATGGAATAATAAAAATAAATCTGAAACCTCATCATCATTGGCCATACAATATTTTTTCACATTTTCCATGATCCAAATCCCTCCCTTTTCAATAAAAGGAGAAATATTTCCGCTTGAATAATATATATTCACTGATTCTAATACTTCTATATCACTTGGTTTTTTCATCTTGGGGACAGGTTGACACATAGAAAAGCTATGTCGACTCATTCTTTCGGATAAAGAAAAGACTAAGCTTCTATAAGTGGATTTTTACCATAAAAAATTTAATTTTTTTATCCCTTAGATATTCAGATTCAAAAGGCTACTCATAGTTCGCAACTTCATCTGGGTTGAGGGTAGAATATACTCATCTTTCTAAATTTCAAATTCTATATTTTGGGAAGAATCTAAAATATAAGATTCAATAAATCGATCTACGTCCTCCCTGGTCTTCAGACGAAACCATCTTCCTTCGGGATAAGAGACCAGTAAAGGACCCAATTCGCAGCGGTCCAAACAGCCACTGGCATTGATCCGGATTTTTCTACCGGGAGCTTTTTTCTTTGTTTGCTCTTTTAAGTATGCCCTGATTTCAGCAGATGCCTGGGAGCCGCAGGATACTCTTTTTCCATCTTCCCTTACATTCTCACAA
Encoded proteins:
- a CDS encoding diaminopimelate epimerase, with protein sequence MRKIRFTKMHGIGNDYVYIDATKEDIRLTEKEIQFLSNRNFGIGSDGVIFIRPSKDGDFMMDMYNSDGSSSEMCGNGVRCVGKFVYDKGLTSKTRPIIETGKGLLELDMELDDTGKVSMVKVNMGEPILKPELVPLKMSGDKPIINQELEISGYKLKFTAVSMGNPHAVVFVEDSDSFPVNELGPQIENHPLFPRRVNVEFVTKLGGNHFYQRTWERGAGETLACGTGACAVGVASNLLGKADKKVRIDLKGGTLWIEWADTGEVFMTGPAETVFEGEIDLP
- the rdgB gene encoding RdgB/HAM1 family non-canonical purine NTP pyrophosphatase → MRLNPPLKTNRKVIALASNNQKKIKELKEILLAFSISVKTPGELDIDFEVEETGSTFEENAALKSEELCRLTSLPSVADDSGLCVEALNGEPGLFSARYGKQGMNDRERTQFLLDNMRGKVNRNAYYYCAIAFSLPGKQTLFFKGRCDGIITEDYDEIGQYGFGYDPIFYFPPLQERFSRVLPEVKHQYSHRGLALSEFKSYLEGNNTSLATDIDFS
- a CDS encoding (2Fe-2S) ferredoxin domain-containing protein; translation: MSQYYEKHIFVCENVREDGKRVSCGSQASAEIRAYLKEQTKKKAPGRKIRINASGCLDRCELGPLLVSYPEGRWFRLKTREDVDRFIESYILDSSQNIEFEI
- a CDS encoding DUF3347 domain-containing protein yields the protein MRYLIFLFFLFSFFYQCEKPNREVKVLSQDSRTTLLQIFTENEKVNEQLFKSDTILPDVSSILEIVTEAKNKVKEPGVLAYLGKMEENLKGLDNTKREEYLKSFSDFSINLAELNKMYGVASDYNRFFCPMVMKTWVKKGKEIKNPYASDMRNCGEIVK
- a CDS encoding STAS domain-containing protein, translated to MKLTTKNNIHVFRLEGSILQDEGEKLDLYFSELLGHAENQIVVDMTEANHICSMVLGQLVFYKKKVNALGGDIKLIITDEDLLELFDITLLNRVFEIYSNMDEAQSSFENQ